Genomic DNA from Candidatus Rokuibacteriota bacterium:
ATCTCCTTCTTGTCCTTCGTCGACTTCGAGAGCTTCTTCAGCTCGCCCACGACGGCGTCGACGGCGGCGTCGATCCCGCGCTTGAGCCCCATGGGGTTGGCGCCGGCCGTCACGTTCTTCAGCCCCTCGCGGAAGATGGCCTGGGCCAGCACCGTCGCCGTCGTCGTCCCGTCCCCGGCGATGTCCGAGGTCTTGGAGGCCACCTCCTTGATCATCTGGGCCCCCATGTCCTCGTTGTTGTCCTTCAGCTCGATCTCCTTCGCCACGGTCACGCCGTCCTTGGTGATCGTGGGGCTGCCGAACTTCTTGTCGATGACCACGTTGCGCCCCTTGGGGCCCATGGTGGCCTTGACCGCCAACGACAGGATGTTGACTCCGCGGAGCAGGGCGGCCCGCCCCTCATCGCTGAACATGACCTGCTTGGGCATCCTGAATATCCTCCTGGTTCGTTCGTTCGATCGAGTGGACCGGACGTCCGGCGCCCGGTCGGGTTGGCCCTAGATCGGTCCGCGGCTAGCCGATGATGCCGAGCACGTCCTCTTCGCGCATGATCAGGTACTCCTCGTCCTCGACCTTCACCTCCGAGCCGGAGTACTTGCCGAACAGGATGCGGTCGCCGGCCTTGACGTCGAGTGGGATCTTCTTGCCTTCGTCGTTCACCTTGCCATTCCCCACGGCGATCACCTTGCCCTCCTGGGGCTTCTCCTTGGCCGTGTCGGGGATGATGATGCCGCCCTTCTTCACCTCACCCTCCTCGACGCGCTTGACAAGGATGCGGTCGTGCAACGGACGAATCTTCATGGTCAACTCGCCTCCCGATAGATAAGATGTTTGACTTGGTGACGACCCGACGCCACCGGGTCGTTAGCACTCATCGAGTGCGACTGCTAATATATGAGCGGGCCCCACAGAAGTCAACGTCTAATTTAGCCTTTTCAATCAGAGAGTTATTTGGAGGAGGCCATGGCTGACACGGCATCCAGGCCGGCAATCCTGATATCGAGAATCCTGCCCGAGGAATCCCTGCAACGGGCGCGGACGCGGGCCGACGTGGACCTGCACACGGGGAACGGGCCGCTGCCGAAGGGGGAGCTGGCCGCCCGCCTCAGAGGGCGGGGGGGGCTCGTCTGCCTCATCACCGACACCATCGACGGGGCCCTGCTGGCAGCCTGCCCCGATCTCCGCGTCGTCTCCAACGTGGCGGTGGGCTTCAACAACATCGACCTCGCCGCGGCGACCAAGCGAGGCGTGGTGGTCACCAACACCCCGGACGTGCTGACCGAGACCACGGCCGATTTCACCTGGACCCTGCTCATGGCCACAGCGAGACGCCTCATCGAGGCCGACCGCTACGTGCGGGAGGGCAGGTTCACCCAGTGGGAGCTCATGGTCTTCCTGGGCGGAGACGTTCACGGCAAGACGCTGGGGGTCGTCGGCTTCGGCCGGATCGGCCGGGCCGTGGCCCGGCGCGCCCTCGGCTTCAAGATGCGCGTCCTCTATCACGACGCCACCCCCGCGGGGCGGGCGGCGGAGCAGGAGCTCCGCGCCTCGGCGACGGACCTCGGGACCCTGCTGCGGGAGTCGGATTTCGTCACCCTCCACACCCCGCTGCTGCCCGAGACCCACCACCTGATCAACGCGCGAACCCTCGGGATGATGAAACGCACCGCCTACCTCATCAATGCCTCACGCGGCCCGGTGGTGGAGGAAGCGGCCCTCGTCGAGGCCCTCCGGGAAGGGCGGATCGCCGGGGCCGCCCTCGATGTCTACGAGCACGAGCCCAGGGTCCACTCCGATCTCCTGGGCCTGCCCAACGTCGTCCTCGCGCCCCATATCGCCAGCGCCTCACATGACACCCGGGTCCAGATGGCGAACCTCGCGGTGGAGAACTGCCTGGCCGTCCTGGAGGGCCGGAGGCCGCCGACTCCGGTGAACCCGGAGGTCCTCGAGCGCCGCTGACGATGAAGCTCCTCGAGCTCTCGCGGGTGACCAAGCGCTACGCCACGGATGGGCCGCCCGCCGTCGATGGCCTCTCCCTGGCGGTCGAGCAGGGCGAGATCCTGGCGCTGCTGGGGCCCTCAGGGTGCGGAAAGACCACGACGCTGCGGCTCATCGCGGGCTTCGAGGTCCCCGACACGGGCACCGTGACCATCCGGGGCCAGGTGGTGGCGGGTCCCGGCCGCGCGGTGCCCCCCGAGGAGCGCGGCGTCGGCGTCGTCTTCCAGGACTATGCCCTCTTCCCGCACCTCACGGTCGCGGACAACGTGGGCTTCGGGTTGCACCGCCTGGAGCGGGGCCCGCGGCGGGAGCGCGTCGCCCAGATTCTGGAGCTGGTCGGGCTTCCCGGATTCGGCGGACGTTACCCCCACGAGCTCTCGGGCGGGCAGCAGCAGCGGGTGGCGGTGGCCCGGGCGCTGGCGCCAGCCCCTGCCCTCATCCTGCTCGACGAGCCCTTCTCGAACCTGGACGCGGACCTGCGCGCGCTGATGCGGGAGGAGGTCGAGAAGATCCTGC
This window encodes:
- the groEL gene encoding chaperonin GroEL (60 kDa chaperone family; promotes refolding of misfolded polypeptides especially under stressful conditions; forms two stacked rings of heptamers to form a barrel-shaped 14mer; ends can be capped by GroES; misfolded proteins enter the barrel where they are refolded when GroES binds; many bacteria have multiple copies of the groEL gene which are active under different environmental conditions; the B.japonicum protein in this cluster is expressed constitutively; in Rhodobacter, Corynebacterium and Rhizobium this protein is essential for growth), whose amino-acid sequence is MPKQVMFSDEGRAALLRGVNILSLAVKATMGPKGRNVVIDKKFGSPTITKDGVTVAKEIELKDNNEDMGAQMIKEVASKTSDIAGDGTTTATVLAQAIFREGLKNVTAGANPMGLKRGIDAAVDAVVGELKKLSKSTKDKKE
- the groES gene encoding co-chaperone GroES codes for the protein MKIRPLHDRILVKRVEEGEVKKGGIIIPDTAKEKPQEGKVIAVGNGKVNDEGKKIPLDVKAGDRILFGKYSGSEVKVEDEEYLIMREEDVLGIIG
- a CDS encoding D-glycerate dehydrogenase, whose product is MADTASRPAILISRILPEESLQRARTRADVDLHTGNGPLPKGELAARLRGRGGLVCLITDTIDGALLAACPDLRVVSNVAVGFNNIDLAAATKRGVVVTNTPDVLTETTADFTWTLLMATARRLIEADRYVREGRFTQWELMVFLGGDVHGKTLGVVGFGRIGRAVARRALGFKMRVLYHDATPAGRAAEQELRASATDLGTLLRESDFVTLHTPLLPETHHLINARTLGMMKRTAYLINASRGPVVEEAALVEALREGRIAGAALDVYEHEPRVHSDLLGLPNVVLAPHIASASHDTRVQMANLAVENCLAVLEGRRPPTPVNPEVLERR